One part of the Paramormyrops kingsleyae isolate MSU_618 chromosome 2, PKINGS_0.4, whole genome shotgun sequence genome encodes these proteins:
- the sftpbb gene encoding surfactant protein Bb encodes MPVSKVLFLLFFASVTRGLARFISQPDHDGAGLQSSENSCNDCTQLLEFFTNMHPSSGTQELMKDALAALCQSLPEDDAKSLCLHNVDKNVPLAVHFLTRVLSPGQVCAALGLCSTQSEAAKQEILTNSIVAGVARGISKKDASPEVQISPECTFCVFVIKKIESLLPKERTEDAVVKVMDEVCDLLPSSYKDECDNFVNKYGKDAVEFLLSYAAPHTICTLLHLCLFQESPLPMETIPSDCDTCRTLAALTRVQLGSNATETETSGFFGSVCLLYPQAVPKCELFIQRYGPVLQGVLGKEGSTLDNCGRADLCVTVRRVEPLGRNHCTWGNNYRCRDEKIAQECNCVAFCQKYIWK; translated from the exons ATGCCTGTTTCGAAGGTTTTATTCCTGCTATTTTTTGCTTCTGTGACTAGAG GCCTGGCCAGGTTTATTTCCCAGCCGGATCACGATGGCGCCGGTTTGCAGTCG AGCGAAAACAGCTGCAATGACTGTACCCAGCTCCTGGAGTTCTTCACCAACATGCATCCCAGCAGTGGCACTCAG GAGCTCATGAAAGATGCCCTTGCAGCCCTGTGCCAGTCCCTCCCTGAGGATGATGCCAAATCCCTCTGTCTGCATAACGTGGACAAGAACGTGCCACTGGCTGTTCACTTCCTGACCCGTGTCCTG AGTCCTGGCCAAGTGTGTGCAGCCCTGGGCTTGTGCAGCACCCAATCAGAGGCTGCCAAACAGGAGATTCTGACCAATAGCATCGTTGCTGGTGTGGCCCGTGGGATTTCAAAGAAAGATGCCAGTCCAGAA GTGCAGATCTCTCCTGAGTGTACCTTCTGTGTTTTTGTAATCAAGAAAATAGAAAGCCTGTTGCCTAAGGAAAGAACTGAG GACGCTGTGGTGAAGGTTATGGACGAGGTGTGTGACCTCCTGCCTTCCAGTTATAAGGATGAGTGTGACAACTTTGTCAACAAGTATGGAAAAGACGCAGTCGAGTTCTTGCTGTCCTACGCCGCGCCCCATACCATCTGCACCTTGCTGCATCTCTGCCTGTTCCAGGAGAGCCCTTTGCCAA TGGAGACGATCCCCTCTGACTGTGACACTTGTCGGACGCTGGCGGCCCTGACCCGGGTCCAGCTCGGGTCCAATGCTACAGAGACTGAGACCTCTGGTTTCTTTGGGTCCGTCTGCCTCCTGTACCCTCAGGCCGTCCCTAAG TGTGAGCTGTTCATCCAGCGCTATGGCCCAGTCCTGCAGGGGGTTCTGGGAAAGGAGGGGAGCACCCTGGATAACTGTGGG cgTGCAGACCTGTGTGTCACTGTAAGAAGGGTGGAGCCTTTGGGGCGTAACCACTGTACCTGGGGGAACAACTACAGGTGCAGAGATGAGAAAATAGCACAGGAATGCAAT TGTGTGGCATTCTGCCAGAAATACATCTGGAAGTAG